TGGGCGGCTTGCGGCGCGCGCGTCGGAAGCCTGGGTAACGGCACTTGAGCGTTCTTATGAATGCATCGCGACTCAGAGCTGGATGTTTTGCTCAAAACATCTGCCACCAGATCTTGAAAAGTGCGGGCGTAATGTGTTCGTTCGGCCGGCGGCGCGTTTTCCAGATTGTAGAGCGCCTCCAGCAGTCGCGCCAGTTCAGGACTCACCGAAGACCTCATGAAGAGGATGGCCTCGGCTCGTCCTGTCGGCATCGGCGGGCTATGCCAGAGGAGTAGTTTGTCCCGAAGCACCTGTTGAGCCGGTCCACAAAACCCGGAGTCACTTCGATGGTCAAAGCCTCTTTCACACTGTCACTATGGCTTGAGCGATTGAGCGGGTCAACCACCGAGCGAATCGTCGGCTACTTCACCGTGAGCGTGCTCGCCATCGTGAAAATCGGGAGCAACAAACCCAGCGCCAAAAAACCGATCGCCCCCGCGACACCGCAAAGAATGAGCGGTTCGACCAATCGCACGGCCTGGTCCACCTGGCGATTCGTCCGGCGCTCGACCGTGTCCGCGATGTGCAGCAGGACTTTTTCCAATTGGTTGGATTCTTCCGCCACGGTGATCATGGCGATGATTTGTTCCGGGAACAATCCACCCGCGCGGAGCGGTTCCGTCAACGGTTTGCCCGCGCGAACATTCTCCGCCGCGGCCGCGATCCGGTCCGCCAGCAGCGGCGACCCGGTCGAGTCTTTGCTGATGCTCAACGCCTGGAGCATCGGAACGCCATTGGCCAGCATCGTGCCGAGAATCCGGCAGAAGCGCGTGATGGCCACCATGCGCAACGCCACGCCCACCACCGGAAGCTTCAGGCGCCGTTCCTCGATCCAGCGTTTGCCGGTCTCACTTTTCAGGCCGGACCAAAGCAGGGCGCACGCGCCGGCCAGCGCCGTCAGGATCAGATACCAGAATCCACGCACCCCATGGCTTAACGCGAACAACAGGCGCGTAGGAAGACTTTGATGAACGCCGCTCAACAGCGGCTCAAAGCGCGGAACGAAAAAGATCAGCGCACCGATCAAGACCGCGAGTCCGACGGCGGTCAGGAGAGCCGGGTAAATCATCGCGCCCAGAACTTTGCTCCGGAGTTCGTCCAGCCGCTCGAGGAATTGCGACAAACTGCGCAGGACGTCCTCCAGAAAGCTGGCTCTTTCTCCGGCTTGCACCATTGCCGTGTGCAGCGCCGGGAAAACCTGTTCGTGTTCCCGCATCGCCGCCGTGAGCGATTTGCCGTCCGCAACCGAAGCGCGAATTTCCTTCAACACTCCCCGCAGCCGCACATTGACCGTGGATTTGGCGAGCGAATCCAGCGCGCGGAGCAACGGCACGCCGGAGCCGATCAAATCCGCCAGTTGTCCGTACATCACCCCGACGTCCCGCGTGGAGATGCGCCGGCGTTTGGTTTGTTGTTTTCGTGCCGCCGTGCCAGAAACGTCCGAGACAGAGACGGGAAACAAGTTCTTTTCATCGAGAAACCGCAGCACGGCCGCTTCGCTTTCCGCGTCGATCAGGCCGGTGATCTTCTCACCTTGATCGGTCCGAGCCGTGTAGCGGAATTCACTCATCGTACCTTCATACCGCCGTGCAGGTGACCACTTCTTCCGGCGTCGTAAGGCCGCGGCGCACTTTAAGCCAGCCGTCCTCGCGCAGGAGCCGCAGGCCGTTTGTCCGCGCGACGCGGATCAACTCCGAAACCGGCGCGCGGTCCATGATTTTTTCCGAAATGGCCTCTTTCACGACCATCAATTCGTAAAGACCGGTTCGTCCGCGATAGCCTGTTTGGCGGCAAGCCGCGCAGCCGGTTCCATGATGGATCAATTCTCCGGGCGTCGCTCCGAAATCCGCCGGGCAGGATGCGCTCGGCGGGCCGGCGGTTTTGCAGTGGGGGCAAATCTTGCGAACCAATCGTTGCGCCATCGCGCCGATCAACGTGCTGCTCACCAGGTAAGGTTCGATCCCCATGTCGATCAACCGCATCGGGGCCGACGCCGCATCGTTCGTGTGCAACGTGGACAGGACCAGGTGGCCGGTCAACGACGCCTGAATGGCTGCCCGTGCCGTCTCCAAATCCCGGATTTCGCCAATCATGACTACATCCGGATCATGCCGCAGAATCGCCCGCAACCCGCGCTCGAAGGTCATGCCCACGCGTTGATCCACCGGGATTTGATTCACGCCTTGCAGGTGATATTCGACTGGATCTTCCACGGTCAGCACTTTGAGTTCGGGACCGATGATCGCGTTTAGAGCTGCGTAAAGGGTCGTGGTTTTTCCGCTGCCGGTCGGACCGGTGACGAGAATAATGCCGTGGGGCCGTTCGATGAGCGATTTGAATGCGCCGAATGTTTCTGGGTCCATCCCCAGGTCGGTCAAACTGAACAGCACGCTCGCTTTGTCCAGAATGCGCATGACGATGCCTTCGCCAAAAAGCATCGGGATCACGCTCACGCGCACGTCGATCTGGCGGCCGCCGATCTGGAACTTGATCCGGCCATCCTGAGGCACG
The Verrucomicrobiota bacterium DNA segment above includes these coding regions:
- a CDS encoding type II secretion system F family protein encodes the protein MSEFRYTARTDQGEKITGLIDAESEAAVLRFLDEKNLFPVSVSDVSGTAARKQQTKRRRISTRDVGVMYGQLADLIGSGVPLLRALDSLAKSTVNVRLRGVLKEIRASVADGKSLTAAMREHEQVFPALHTAMVQAGERASFLEDVLRSLSQFLERLDELRSKVLGAMIYPALLTAVGLAVLIGALIFFVPRFEPLLSGVHQSLPTRLLFALSHGVRGFWYLILTALAGACALLWSGLKSETGKRWIEERRLKLPVVGVALRMVAITRFCRILGTMLANGVPMLQALSISKDSTGSPLLADRIAAAAENVRAGKPLTEPLRAGGLFPEQIIAMITVAEESNQLEKVLLHIADTVERRTNRQVDQAVRLVEPLILCGVAGAIGFLALGLLLPIFTMASTLTVK
- the gspE gene encoding type II secretion system protein GspE, which translates into the protein MSIAETLLGNGLLTPAQLDQAKAMHRTQGVRLDRALVQLGFITESRLLEEAGKILDIPLANLADLSIDSETLRSLPSKFVFRKRLVPISKQNGTLSVATSDAFDMNVFDDIRLLTGLNVQPLLAPTDEIEKIIKSHYGVGGDTIDEMVGTGEMEVVRETTESSEDLLELAQEASVIKLVNEIIVEAVNERASDIHVEPYEHELSIRYRIDGVLQPASVPPQIHQFQSAIISRIKILASLNIAEKRVPQDGRIKFQIGGRQIDVRVSVIPMLFGEGIVMRILDKASVLFSLTDLGMDPETFGAFKSLIERPHGIILVTGPTGSGKTTTLYAALNAIIGPELKVLTVEDPVEYHLQGVNQIPVDQRVGMTFERGLRAILRHDPDVVMIGEIRDLETARAAIQASLTGHLVLSTLHTNDAASAPMRLIDMGIEPYLVSSTLIGAMAQRLVRKICPHCKTAGPPSASCPADFGATPGELIHHGTGCAACRQTGYRGRTGLYELMVVKEAISEKIMDRAPVSELIRVARTNGLRLLREDGWLKVRRGLTTPEEVVTCTAV